DNA from Yamadazyma tenuis chromosome 5, complete sequence:
ATCTCGAGTGGCTCTTTGAGTTGTGCAAAGATATAGAGACAAACCCCATACGGTATCATTTGCGTTCGTCGTTTAAAAGTTTGACAGATGACCcggtgaacttgaatgaGCTTTCTCAGCAGAATGGAGATGGGGTTAAGAACTTGCTTAACTTGACATCGATATTGACCACGTTGTTTGAGTTGAACTTTGAGTTtatattgaagaactcaaaGGTGCCCAAGTTCGAGACCATTGAAGAGCCAGAATTGATCAGCTATTACAGCGAGTTAAGCAGTAAGATCAAGTTCTATGAGCAGAAGGAGTGGACCACGGAAGACATTATCATGAGATTGAGCACGGGAGGTGGGTGTTCGTTGCAGAGCAAGATCGAGCACCTGTTGGAGAAGTGGAACTTGAGAGAGTTATGAGTGACTGTGTTTACGTCATAATATTAAAGATGAGTAATGTCTTGAGTTTATAGCCTGTAGGTACACAATAACTTTTGGGAATAGCTATCTAGAATAAATATAGAAGGACTCATGGATGACTTATCTTCTATCAAAACCACGGTAACTTGTTGTTATTGTCCCACACAACCTCTcctttcttcaaatgatCTTGGtcttttgcaaccatcATTTGCATGGCACTTCTCGAAGCGTTGGGAATCACCGTACCCACACTATTGAGATCAACTCCCGTAGGTTGGAGCTCGCTGCCCCAAACCTCCATCTTCGTGAAGCCTTCACCGTAAAACTGGATGTACTCTTTCAAGTACCCAAGCAACTTGAGTCTCAAGCTCTGGTGATGGCCATCACAAACATGAATCAACAAAACCTTCACCACAAACTTCTCTGGCGTCCAATCGAAAGTCCAAACTATGAACCCCAATAACTCGCCcttgttttccaacttgaacccAAAGATCTCAGGTCCCACAGTCTTGAAAAGCGAAAACACCTGGTCCATCTTACCAAGATCAATTTTCAACTTTAGATCGTGTACCTTTCCGTGCACATACTTGGCTCTCACGTGATACCAGTCGAAACTTCTATGGTCTGGTACAATGGTCAAGTGGGttttaccatcggttctAGTTCTGGCTTCAATGTCTTGTAAACTATGCTTTCTGTATACGTTCATCACGTCTTCAAACTCTGCGAAGCCAAGCGGCACCAACAGACCCTCGGGAACTTCAACCCCTTGATGGCCAGTAAAGCGGGTCGGGGTTTCGTGGTCTACTGGAATCACCACTACTGGCACTTCCATCGACACAAACCCACTCTCAGCATAGAACTCATCCACCTCAGAatacaaaaacaaaaacccATCCTCCAACAATTCAGCCTGACATaagtccaccaacttgttgaccatAATCCTGGCATAACCACGTCTTCTATGCTGTTTGTAAGTGAagacaccaccaatacAACCACTTCTAACCTTCCGGTGCACAACCTTCCCATCGACCTTATCGTACACCAACGCGTCTCTAATAAGCAATTCAATGGAACACAAGGCCTCACtggggttgttgatatcCTTTAACACATAAACTCTCAAGTCTTGTGTCATGTCGCAGTTCCCAAGAAGACGCTCTCTGAACGTGTACTCCTCGGATGTCAATATACCTTTCCATGCCTGGGAGTTTTGGAGACGGGTGAAGTCAACGAGTTCGCCGTCATGGTTGATCTGTTCGAGTACGTAGTTGTTGGGGTCTCCTGCGGTCATT
Protein-coding regions in this window:
- a CDS encoding uncharacterized protein (COG:S; EggNog:ENOG503NWHH) produces the protein MTAGDPNNYVLEQINHDGELVDFTRLQNSQAWKGILTSEEYTFRERLLGNCDMTQDLRVYVLKDINNPSEALCSIELLIRDALVYDKVDGKVVHRKVRSGCIGGVFTYKQHRRRGYARIMVNKLVDLCQAELLEDGFLFLYSEVDEFYAESGFVSMEVPVVVIPVDHETPTRFTGHQGVEVPEGSLVPLGFAEFEDVMNVYRKHSLQDIEARTRTDGKTHLTIVPDHRSFDWYHVRAKYVHGKVHDLKLKIDLGKMDQVFSLFKTVGPEIFGFKLENKGELLGFIVWTFDWTPEKFVVKVLLIHVCDGHHQSLRLKLLGYLKEYIQFYGEGFTKMEVWGSELQPTGVDLNSVGTVIPNASRSAMQMMVAKDQDHLKKGEVVWDNNNKLPWF